The Methanobrevibacter sp. TLL-48-HuF1 genomic sequence TGATGAAGGTGCTGCAATGATTCGTACCAAAGGTGAACCAGGTACAGGAAATATTGTTGAAGCAGTTCGCCATATGAGGATGGTTTTAGGAGAAATCAGAACTATTCAAGGTTTAGATGAAGAAGAATTATGGAAATATGCAAGAAAAATAGAAGCTCCAATTGATCTTGTTAAAGAAACTGCACAACTTGGTAAATTACCTGTAGTTAACTTTGCAGCTGGAGGTATTGCTACTCCTGCAGATGCTTCTTTAATGATGCAGTTAGGTTCTGACGGTATTTTTGTAGGTTCTGGAATCTTCAAATCCAATAATCCGGAAGCATTTGCTAAAGCTATTGTTGAAGCAACTGCAAATTATGATAAACCTGAAGTATTAGCTGAAGTTTCAAAAGGACTTGGGGAAGCTATGAAAGGTTTAGAAATGTCTACATTATCTGAAGCTGACAGAATGCAAGACAGAGGAATTTAAATTCCTTATTTTTACTTTTTTTATGACAATTGTGGTTATTGGTCCGCTAACACAAGACCAAATCATTACTTCAAATTCAAAAACATCTGCTGCTGGAGGAGCCAGTTATTTTCAATCATTTGTTTTTGAAGAGTTTAATATGGATTATGTTGCAGTTGCAAACTTTAATAATCTAGATTTAATTAAGGACTTTCCAAATTTAGGTAATTTAATTCCTATTGTTGGAGACGATACTCATTATTTTATTAATGAATATCCTGAAGGGGATAATTCGGATATTAGAAAACAGTACAGTAATTTTGCAGATATTCCGCTTTTAAAAAATCAGCTGGAGTTTGTTTTAGATGATATTTTTGAAATTGATGCATTTATTTTAAATCCTCTAAATAGAAATGATTTTCCTGTTGAAACAGTTGATTATCTAAAAACTTTCAATGTGCCAATTTATTTATCTGTTCAGGGTTTTTTACGTCTTCCAGATGAAAAAATTGATGATAAAAATTATTCAATTAAATTAGAAATGTATAATGATTTAGAGGATATTTTAAATGGAGTTACAGGTATATTTTTAGATGAAAGCGAAGCTAAAATTGTATTTGATGACGGTAATTATAATAAGTATGATATTGATGAAATTGTAATTACAAATGGCAGTGATGGTTCCAGAATTATTGTTGAGAGTGATGAAATTAAAATTGAGGCTGTAGAAGTTGATAATATAATGGATGCTACTGGCTGTGGAGATACATATATGGCAGCTTATATTCTAAAGAGATTGCTTTTAGATTCACCAAAAGAAGCTGGAGAATTCGCTTCATTAATAGCTAGTGAAAAATTAATGTCATTTGGACCGTACA encodes the following:
- the pdxS gene encoding pyridoxal 5'-phosphate synthase lyase subunit PdxS, giving the protein MEKGTDVLKEGFAKMTKGGVIMDVVNAEQAGIAEDAGAVAVMALEKVPADIRAAGGVARMADPTIVEEVVDAVSIPVMAKARIGHIAEAQILETLGVDMIDESEVLTPADEEYHLNKKEFTIPFVCGARNLGEALRRIDEGAAMIRTKGEPGTGNIVEAVRHMRMVLGEIRTIQGLDEEELWKYARKIEAPIDLVKETAQLGKLPVVNFAAGGIATPADASLMMQLGSDGIFVGSGIFKSNNPEAFAKAIVEATANYDKPEVLAEVSKGLGEAMKGLEMSTLSEADRMQDRGI
- a CDS encoding PfkB family carbohydrate kinase; protein product: MTIVVIGPLTQDQIITSNSKTSAAGGASYFQSFVFEEFNMDYVAVANFNNLDLIKDFPNLGNLIPIVGDDTHYFINEYPEGDNSDIRKQYSNFADIPLLKNQLEFVLDDIFEIDAFILNPLNRNDFPVETVDYLKTFNVPIYLSVQGFLRLPDEKIDDKNYSIKLEMYNDLEDILNGVTGIFLDESEAKIVFDDGNYNKYDIDEIVITNGSDGSRIIVESDEIKIEAVEVDNIMDATGCGDTYMAAYILKRLLLDSPKEAGEFASLIASEKLMSFGPYKSLI